The following proteins are encoded in a genomic region of Tenacibaculum sp. 190524A05c:
- a CDS encoding lanthionine synthetase LanC family protein, whose translation METLEKIQDCLQKDTQLNGIGVSNGLLGKSLFYYYNYLYTQKEEWLEKSIGLIEDSLEMLTDNYTSISPQKDIIEAGIYLNILFKNNVLANEVEFILNDLNSLIDEIFTNQLKDENLDSITGVFAPIQYYFVSEKISNEKLNQVLDLVIDKAIENENQAYWLFDLRSPENSYVELGYNHGVAGVISFLIDCYAHNVRKEECKNLISKGLNFLEKHLDRDHTCWFPQTANKNNKLQYHNLSYGDLGIGYTFYRAGNALKNSYWTELGIEVLENAAEYKDDNDNHIRDANMIYGASGLYAFFDMMYRLTSKNAFKESKEYWFQKILDKGNNNTVWAGYDTYYNGIYDFAQLGISQGILGIGLTLLCKELDIKNEYLNFLNFRK comes from the coding sequence TTGGAAACACTAGAAAAAATACAAGATTGTCTACAGAAAGATACCCAGCTTAATGGTATTGGTGTGAGTAATGGACTGTTAGGAAAATCCTTATTCTATTACTATAACTACCTGTATACTCAGAAAGAAGAATGGTTAGAAAAATCTATTGGTTTAATAGAGGATTCTCTTGAAATGCTTACTGATAATTATACAAGTATATCACCTCAAAAAGATATTATAGAAGCTGGAATCTACTTAAACATCTTATTCAAAAATAATGTATTAGCAAATGAAGTAGAATTTATTTTAAATGATCTTAATTCTTTAATTGATGAAATATTCACCAATCAATTAAAAGATGAAAATTTAGATAGCATCACAGGAGTTTTTGCTCCAATTCAATATTACTTCGTCTCAGAAAAAATAAGTAATGAAAAACTAAACCAAGTATTAGATTTAGTAATAGATAAAGCTATTGAAAATGAAAATCAAGCGTATTGGTTATTTGACTTAAGATCACCTGAAAATTCATACGTAGAATTAGGATATAATCACGGTGTTGCAGGAGTTATTTCTTTTTTAATTGATTGTTATGCACATAACGTTAGAAAAGAAGAGTGCAAAAACTTAATATCAAAAGGACTTAATTTTCTAGAGAAACACCTAGATAGAGATCATACCTGTTGGTTTCCTCAAACAGCTAATAAAAACAATAAACTTCAGTACCACAATTTGTCTTACGGAGATTTAGGTATTGGTTACACTTTCTACAGAGCAGGAAACGCCTTAAAAAATTCGTATTGGACGGAATTAGGAATAGAGGTTCTAGAGAATGCTGCAGAATATAAAGATGATAATGATAACCATATTAGAGATGCGAATATGATCTACGGAGCGTCAGGCTTATACGCATTTTTCGATATGATGTATCGTTTGACTTCTAAAAATGCATTCAAAGAATCAAAAGAATACTGGTTCCAGAAGATTTTAGACAAAGGAAATAATAATACTGTTTGGGCAGGATACGATACTTACTATAACGGTATTTACGATTTTGCTCAATTAGGAATTTCACAAGGAATATTAGGAATTGGCTTAACGCTGTTATGTAAGGAATTAGACATTAAAAACGAATATCTCAACTTTTTAAACTTCAGAAAATGA
- a CDS encoding class I lanthipeptide encodes MKKIKLNNKLNLQKEALVKLQDEQLSSVKGAKGRPLSCLYLTCNGGIEE; translated from the coding sequence ATGAAGAAAATTAAATTAAACAACAAGCTAAATCTTCAGAAAGAGGCTTTAGTAAAGCTTCAAGATGAACAACTAAGCTCTGTAAAAGGAGCAAAAGGAAGACCACTTTCATGTTTGTATTTAACATGTAATGGTGGAATAGAGGAATAA
- a CDS encoding LLM class flavin-dependent oxidoreductase — MENIKIGLIDLGQRDDATSLEIIEQMIEYAVEADSAGFNRFWLAEHHYAHVKNHPYTNPDILLPILAGMTDQIKVGSAGVSLSLYSPYAVTCNYKLLSNLYPNRIDLGLSKGLPDSKKIAELAHPGLSRKTNRDIFNKNLEVISDLLENEDENLNNNQILIPPFKGSKPELWYLSTSFNSYKEAIKYGTNYCVSLFHNFGQSKEFDKEQIATFKEEFYAAHGRYPKIVISIAFLMADTIEEAKFKVDEMTAYARSLSAEAFIIEPVTAESLQEITQRYYDEYGLDEFVFYDVAGTHKEKLENLHAIAEKFQMLTPVY; from the coding sequence ATGGAAAATATTAAGATAGGTCTTATCGATTTAGGTCAAAGAGACGATGCAACAAGTTTAGAAATTATAGAGCAAATGATTGAATATGCTGTTGAAGCAGATTCAGCTGGATTTAACCGATTTTGGTTAGCAGAACATCATTATGCACATGTTAAAAATCATCCCTATACGAATCCAGATATATTGTTACCAATTTTAGCTGGAATGACAGATCAAATCAAAGTTGGTTCAGCAGGAGTGTCATTATCATTATATTCTCCTTATGCAGTTACGTGTAACTACAAGTTGTTATCTAATTTATATCCAAATAGAATTGATTTAGGCTTATCTAAAGGTTTACCAGATAGTAAGAAAATTGCAGAATTAGCTCATCCAGGTTTATCTAGAAAAACGAACCGAGATATTTTCAATAAGAATTTAGAGGTAATCTCTGATCTATTAGAAAATGAAGATGAGAACTTAAATAATAATCAAATTCTAATTCCACCGTTTAAAGGATCTAAGCCAGAGTTATGGTATTTATCTACATCTTTCAATAGTTATAAGGAGGCAATTAAATACGGAACGAATTATTGTGTTTCTCTTTTTCACAATTTCGGTCAATCAAAAGAATTTGATAAAGAACAAATAGCAACATTTAAAGAAGAGTTTTATGCTGCGCACGGACGTTATCCTAAAATTGTGATTTCTATTGCCTTTTTAATGGCTGATACTATAGAAGAAGCGAAGTTCAAAGTAGATGAAATGACAGCATATGCAAGAAGTCTTTCTGCAGAAGCATTTATTATAGAACCTGTAACAGCAGAAAGTTTACAAGAGATTACACAAAGATACTATGATGAATATGGTTTAGATGAATTTGTGTTTTATGATGTGGCTGGAACCCACAAAGAGAAATTAGAAAACCTTCATGCAATTGCAGAGAAATTCCAAATGTTAACACCAGTTTATTAA
- a CDS encoding class I lanthipeptide, with product MKKIKLTKGLQINKEAVSKLQEDQMSEVKGGKAALSCLWSSCNGNSEDKIDM from the coding sequence ATGAAGAAAATTAAATTAACTAAGGGATTACAAATCAACAAGGAAGCAGTAAGTAAATTACAAGAAGATCAAATGTCAGAAGTAAAAGGAGGTAAAGCAGCTTTATCTTGTTTATGGAGCTCTTGTAACGGAAATAGCGAGGATAAAATCGACATGTAA
- a CDS encoding lantibiotic dehydratase, whose protein sequence is MKNFNHINRFILRTPIKSVHQFSEIPTTSEETIEFVKDLFNDEVFKESIFLASPDLYYEWEKFVSKAELSVEKQYKLALSIVKYYIRSTTRCTPFGLFSGYTEIQHKQENKQVEPQRFTGLDLDFIYTLLHQLNQKDAVRSIVKFAPNSSIYKIGSNFRYAEYKIQRNKRAYTLVEVEADEVLELIYKVTQKENQTLNELVELLMYSIEDISKEDVTTYINSLIDAQFLVSDLDISINGESPFEQLVQYFENVIIGKTQNEELLHYYNLLAQLKNKLECLDAKVVGNSISEYEDIFSIAKQFNFAFDKKFLINSNMRNNLPVTQYDLTSQEISKIKKAVSTLSRFSIKQDNVNLNEFKKAFYKRYEDKEVQLCVALDNEVGVGYLQDHADASNFSSLIDDIKLKGNESPETKLSYHKNIHKFWTNQLTTAKRNNKNLIDLNTIDLSDFPVNTDQLSDSFYTMINKYKEKISIEVVGGTGALNLIGRFSSLDNSLNDLFNEALAKEQKEGDEILVELLHVPDNRSGNILLRNVHRTHEISFLTKGSENAKQIALDDIYISIKHNKIVLRSRSLNKRIKVVNTTAHNFQYNSLPIYQFLGELQMQDCNTYLGLNLGSVNYKAFTSRPRIVFDDIILAPAKWNFSIDELASCYENGELSISKLQIFLKNQNVPRYVCLREQQDHTLWIDLENEFMYTFLLEAIKKKKQLVLEELLVDSIDSRDEVYNAEYIIPFFKEAKKSRKINVQNITEKRTFIPGEEWLYFKLYTGTKTAAKLLQDVIHPLIHNLKENGLIEKWHFIRFRDPDFHLRLRFLVSDNNINHRKVVEKLNRAIHSYVSNHAIWKVEISTYNRELERYGNELIVPSESIFHRDSDLILEILNLTKNTNSEISWLPILKTIDNFYELHQYTLQEKSNHINELYQAFLKEFNGDKNLKKQIESKFRKYKNDISLLIENSATKINEVVEKHNQKLYEDLGEGKEVVIQNMKSNLTSYIHMHVNRFSITNPRMHELVFYGLLSKYYKMRLGKEKYVQPKALII, encoded by the coding sequence ATGAAGAACTTCAATCATATCAATCGTTTCATTTTAAGAACACCAATTAAGAGTGTTCATCAGTTCTCAGAAATTCCTACTACTTCTGAAGAAACAATCGAATTTGTAAAAGATTTGTTTAATGATGAAGTTTTCAAAGAATCTATTTTTCTGGCCTCACCAGATTTGTATTATGAATGGGAAAAGTTTGTTTCAAAGGCTGAATTGAGTGTTGAAAAGCAATATAAGTTAGCACTATCTATTGTTAAGTATTACATAAGATCAACTACAAGATGTACTCCTTTTGGATTATTTTCAGGGTACACAGAAATTCAACATAAGCAAGAGAATAAGCAAGTTGAACCACAGCGATTTACAGGATTAGATTTAGATTTTATCTATACGTTATTACATCAACTAAATCAAAAAGATGCTGTAAGAAGTATCGTGAAATTTGCACCAAACTCTTCTATTTATAAGATTGGTAGTAATTTCAGATATGCCGAATATAAAATTCAAAGAAATAAAAGAGCGTATACTTTAGTAGAAGTAGAAGCGGATGAGGTTTTAGAATTAATTTATAAAGTAACTCAAAAGGAAAATCAAACATTAAATGAATTGGTAGAGTTACTGATGTATTCTATCGAGGATATTTCCAAAGAAGACGTAACGACTTATATCAATTCATTAATCGATGCTCAGTTTTTAGTAAGTGATTTAGATATTAGTATTAATGGTGAGTCTCCTTTCGAGCAACTTGTTCAGTATTTTGAGAACGTCATTATAGGTAAAACTCAAAATGAAGAGCTTTTACATTATTATAACCTACTTGCACAATTAAAGAATAAATTAGAATGTCTTGATGCAAAAGTTGTAGGCAATTCAATTTCGGAATATGAAGACATTTTTAGTATAGCAAAACAATTCAATTTTGCATTTGATAAGAAGTTTCTGATCAATTCTAATATGAGGAATAACTTACCTGTGACGCAATACGATTTAACTTCTCAAGAGATTTCTAAAATCAAAAAGGCAGTTAGTACTTTATCAAGATTTAGTATTAAACAAGATAATGTCAATCTAAATGAATTCAAGAAAGCTTTTTATAAAAGATATGAAGACAAAGAAGTACAATTATGTGTAGCTCTTGATAATGAAGTAGGAGTTGGGTATTTACAAGATCATGCAGATGCTAGTAATTTCTCTTCTTTGATTGATGATATTAAATTAAAAGGGAATGAAAGTCCAGAAACGAAGCTTTCATATCATAAAAATATTCATAAGTTTTGGACCAATCAATTAACTACAGCCAAGAGAAATAATAAAAATTTAATAGATCTTAATACAATTGATTTATCTGATTTTCCAGTAAATACCGATCAGTTATCAGATTCGTTTTATACTATGATTAACAAGTATAAAGAGAAAATTTCTATTGAAGTTGTTGGAGGTACTGGTGCTTTAAATTTAATAGGAAGATTTTCAAGTTTAGACAATTCATTAAACGATTTGTTTAATGAAGCTCTGGCTAAAGAACAAAAAGAAGGAGATGAAATCTTGGTAGAACTATTACATGTTCCAGATAATAGATCCGGAAATATTTTATTAAGAAATGTACATCGTACACACGAAATTTCTTTTCTAACTAAAGGAAGTGAAAATGCAAAACAAATAGCGTTAGATGATATTTACATCAGTATAAAGCATAATAAGATTGTTTTACGAAGTAGAAGCCTGAATAAAAGAATTAAGGTTGTAAATACTACTGCTCACAATTTTCAATATAATTCGCTTCCAATTTATCAGTTTTTAGGAGAATTACAAATGCAAGATTGTAATACATACCTAGGTTTGAATTTAGGAAGTGTGAATTACAAGGCGTTTACATCAAGACCAAGAATTGTTTTTGATGATATAATTCTTGCTCCAGCCAAGTGGAATTTCTCTATTGATGAGTTAGCTAGCTGTTATGAAAACGGAGAATTAAGTATTTCGAAACTTCAAATTTTTCTTAAAAATCAAAATGTTCCAAGATATGTATGTTTGAGAGAGCAACAAGATCATACACTTTGGATTGATCTTGAAAATGAGTTCATGTATACTTTTTTACTTGAAGCCATAAAGAAGAAAAAACAATTAGTATTAGAGGAACTTCTAGTGGATTCTATAGATTCAAGAGATGAGGTTTATAATGCTGAGTATATAATTCCTTTTTTTAAAGAAGCTAAAAAATCAAGGAAGATAAATGTTCAAAATATTACTGAAAAAAGAACTTTTATACCAGGAGAGGAGTGGTTGTATTTTAAGCTATATACAGGTACTAAAACAGCAGCAAAACTATTACAGGATGTAATTCACCCTTTGATTCATAATTTAAAAGAAAACGGATTAATTGAGAAGTGGCATTTTATTCGATTTAGAGATCCTGATTTTCACTTAAGACTTCGATTTTTAGTTAGTGATAACAATATAAATCATAGAAAAGTTGTAGAAAAATTAAATAGAGCAATTCATTCTTATGTTTCTAATCATGCTATTTGGAAAGTTGAAATATCTACCTACAACAGAGAATTAGAAAGATATGGGAACGAATTAATAGTTCCATCTGAATCTATATTTCACAGAGATAGTGATTTAATTCTAGAAATATTAAATCTAACTAAAAACACCAATTCTGAGATTTCGTGGTTACCAATATTAAAAACCATAGATAACTTCTACGAATTACATCAATATACTTTACAAGAAAAATCGAATCATATCAATGAATTGTATCAAGCTTTCTTAAAAGAATTCAATGGAGATAAAAATCTTAAGAAACAAATTGAGTCAAAGTTCAGAAAGTACAAGAATGATATTTCGCTACTTATAGAAAATTCAGCAACTAAAATTAATGAAGTAGTTGAAAAGCATAATCAAAAATTATATGAAGATTTAGGAGAAGGCAAGGAAGTAGTTATTCAAAATATGAAATCAAACTTGACGAGCTATATCCATATGCATGTCAATAGATTTTCAATTACCAACCCAAGAATGCACGAATTAGTATTCTATGGATTGCTATCAAAATATTATAAAATGAGACTAGGAAAAGAAAAGTATGTTCAACCAAAAGCACTAATAATATGA
- a CDS encoding class I lanthipeptide — MKKIKLTKGLQINKEAVSKLQEDQMSEVKGGKAALSCLWSSCNGSSEEKLEL; from the coding sequence ATGAAGAAAATTAAATTAACTAAAGGGTTACAGATCAACAAAGAAGCAGTAAGCAAATTACAAGAAGATCAAATGTCAGAAGTAAAAGGAGGTAAAGCAGCTTTATCTTGTTTATGGAGTTCTTGTAACGGAAGTAGCGAAGAGAAATTAGAGCTATAA
- a CDS encoding lanthionine synthetase LanC family protein — protein MITEENITIDKIINDYNSKILSYPVNELSGGLVQGKLGVLYYLMFVYMDTKKVVYFDKITDILMDIFNSLQNPEGSDLLNDSSYAEGISGLGFVITKLIENDLLDEEYKEQIPVLSQIAYAYAIKMIDIDNYDFLHGSIGVLLFLLKVKNKELFNGIVDKLHQKSKESVLLFSTISDNPYISDINFGFPHGYLSTIKILNDAKKAFGAQNVYDAIIDKCITKIMKHINTNYKVDGIHIIKPHKVYLDEGKLIEHQNNRLAWCNSDLSLIFLLSKIDLCTKNTQYNELIELIGENVIKRKEMNVTGIENHHWCHGSSGVAQLFSELHSLLGDTKYLEAHEYWINRTVQYLKEGILNELTERDMSLFYGKLGALLVLQSYQKDFTTEWKEAFLIN, from the coding sequence ATGATAACGGAAGAAAACATAACTATAGATAAAATTATAAACGATTACAATTCAAAGATTTTGTCCTACCCTGTGAATGAATTATCAGGAGGTTTAGTTCAAGGTAAACTGGGAGTTTTATATTACTTGATGTTCGTATACATGGATACTAAAAAGGTAGTTTACTTTGATAAGATTACAGATATTCTAATGGATATTTTTAATTCACTTCAAAACCCAGAAGGTAGTGATTTACTAAACGACTCTTCTTATGCAGAAGGAATTTCAGGATTAGGTTTTGTAATAACCAAATTGATAGAAAATGATTTGTTAGATGAGGAGTATAAAGAGCAAATTCCAGTTTTAAGTCAGATTGCATATGCGTATGCAATTAAGATGATTGATATTGATAATTATGATTTTTTACATGGATCGATAGGTGTATTATTATTCTTATTAAAAGTAAAAAATAAAGAGTTATTTAATGGAATAGTTGATAAGCTTCATCAAAAGTCAAAAGAGTCTGTATTACTTTTTAGTACGATTTCAGACAATCCATATATCAGTGATATTAACTTTGGATTTCCTCATGGTTATTTATCAACTATAAAAATATTAAACGATGCTAAAAAAGCATTCGGAGCACAAAACGTTTATGATGCAATTATAGATAAGTGCATCACTAAAATCATGAAACACATAAATACCAATTACAAAGTTGATGGTATTCATATCATAAAACCCCATAAAGTTTATTTAGATGAAGGTAAGTTAATCGAGCACCAAAATAATCGTTTAGCATGGTGTAATAGCGATTTAAGCTTGATTTTCTTACTTTCTAAAATAGACTTATGCACTAAAAATACTCAGTACAATGAGTTAATAGAACTAATTGGTGAAAATGTAATTAAACGAAAAGAAATGAATGTAACCGGAATCGAAAATCACCATTGGTGTCATGGTTCTTCAGGCGTTGCTCAATTATTTTCAGAATTACACTCACTTTTAGGAGATACAAAATACTTAGAAGCTCACGAATATTGGATCAATAGAACTGTTCAATATTTAAAAGAAGGAATATTGAATGAACTTACAGAAAGAGATATGTCTTTATTCTATGGTAAACTCGGAGCTTTACTAGTACTTCAATCATATCAAAAGGACTTTACTACTGAGTGGAAAGAAGCCTTTTTAATCAACTAA
- a CDS encoding class I lanthipeptide gives MKKIKLTKGLQINKEAVSKLQEDQMSEVKGGKAALSCLWSSCNGSSEDKIDM, from the coding sequence ATGAAGAAAATTAAATTAACTAAGGGATTACAAATCAACAAGGAAGCAGTAAGTAAATTACAAGAAGATCAAATGTCAGAAGTAAAAGGAGGTAAAGCAGCTTTATCTTGTTTATGGAGCTCTTGTAACGGAAGCAGCGAAGACAAGATCGATATGTAA
- a CDS encoding outer membrane beta-barrel protein: protein MKIIHFISVLLLCLNVAFAQTIEGKVVDSKNEPISFANVVAQQVSDNKIVGGVVTDEEGNFSLKVKSGNEYYVIISFIGFEKKTIDYSTLQDKSNLGIIVLKELDNKLDEVVIEARKRLITRKSDRLVFNVAQSLSSSGGDMLDALRVTPGIKVQNDELFMIGKDNLRVMINGRLLKIPQQEVSNFLSSISADDIKSIEVITNPPAKYESEGNSGLINIIYKKGRRNSWRSRIRGVYTQATYGRGSLSGNFNYQKDKFALSSNLYYTNGSKLITDTNRFFFPTETWEGTYPRRYFSEPSISARLSLDYNFTKDFLIGAQYLTTYGRFRTVNRNDRVNVFDNTTNALSRTIRTTSNNLEETPTHSLNLHTEFKVDSISKVEINLDYFNYTNDQERTYNTFSEVNNTVTPGSLDIGNNVGDQDIDNYSLRMDIESPLKWAKFSYGGKLSFTKTNNALAFFDLTSGTPVQDANRTDMFTYKENTQALYFSLEKMLSQQWIINGGLRFENTQTEGNSTSLSQIDINDYSRIFPTLNVNYIANQSNIFSLAYNQRINRPSFEFLNPFENVQNPFTIIRGNPFLQPSFSDNLSLTHIYKQKLVSSLYFSKVTDGFQQLAQVDPVTNIQEISPQNYYETVKIGLTESYTFSKWKWWESVNILDVHYSDATSLVDFTNAGESGFNTYIATNNSFVLDSKKRVMASANFWYAFPGVYDIYTTSATSNLDLSLKFFFMNKDLQLGLNAYDVFRGQRVRVEGVTNDVNVSFRNYYDTQSFRISLLYKFGNKKVRVKRKKFGNQDEKDRTKD, encoded by the coding sequence ATGAAAATCATACACTTTATATCAGTTTTATTGTTATGCCTAAATGTTGCTTTCGCACAAACTATTGAAGGAAAAGTAGTGGATTCAAAGAATGAACCTATAAGTTTTGCCAATGTAGTTGCACAGCAAGTATCCGATAATAAAATTGTAGGAGGTGTTGTGACTGATGAAGAAGGTAATTTTAGTCTGAAAGTTAAATCTGGTAATGAATATTATGTAATTATAAGTTTCATAGGATTTGAAAAGAAAACTATTGATTATTCCACGCTCCAAGATAAATCCAATCTCGGTATAATTGTCCTCAAAGAGTTAGATAATAAGTTAGATGAAGTTGTTATTGAAGCGAGGAAACGCTTAATAACCAGAAAAAGTGATCGACTTGTATTTAACGTAGCACAATCCTTGTCTTCAAGTGGAGGAGATATGCTTGATGCACTTCGTGTAACACCTGGAATAAAAGTACAGAATGATGAACTTTTTATGATAGGAAAAGACAACTTACGTGTTATGATTAATGGGCGTTTGCTTAAAATTCCACAGCAAGAAGTATCTAACTTTTTAAGTTCCATCTCAGCCGATGATATTAAAAGTATTGAGGTAATAACAAATCCTCCTGCTAAATATGAATCAGAAGGTAATAGCGGATTAATCAATATTATCTACAAAAAAGGAAGAAGAAACTCATGGCGAAGTAGAATACGTGGAGTATATACTCAAGCTACTTATGGTAGAGGAAGTTTAAGTGGAAACTTTAATTATCAAAAAGATAAGTTTGCTTTATCAAGTAACTTATACTATACCAATGGATCGAAACTTATCACAGATACAAACAGATTTTTCTTTCCAACAGAAACTTGGGAAGGAACTTATCCAAGAAGATATTTTAGCGAGCCATCAATTAGTGCGAGATTATCTCTAGACTATAACTTTACTAAGGACTTCCTGATTGGTGCTCAATACCTAACAACATACGGAAGATTTAGAACTGTAAATCGAAATGATAGAGTAAATGTGTTCGATAATACTACAAATGCATTATCAAGAACCATAAGAACAACTTCTAATAATTTGGAAGAAACGCCAACACATTCATTGAATCTACATACAGAGTTCAAAGTAGATAGTATAAGCAAAGTTGAAATCAATTTAGATTACTTCAATTATACAAATGATCAAGAGAGAACTTATAACACGTTTAGTGAAGTTAACAATACAGTAACTCCTGGAAGTTTAGATATAGGGAATAATGTTGGAGACCAAGACATCGATAACTACTCACTAAGAATGGATATTGAATCTCCTTTAAAATGGGCGAAATTTAGCTACGGAGGTAAATTATCTTTTACTAAGACGAACAATGCTCTAGCGTTTTTCGATCTAACCTCTGGAACTCCTGTTCAAGATGCGAATAGAACAGATATGTTTACTTATAAAGAGAATACACAAGCGCTTTACTTTTCTCTTGAAAAAATGTTAAGTCAACAGTGGATTATAAACGGAGGATTGCGTTTTGAGAATACACAAACAGAAGGTAACTCAACAAGTTTAAGTCAGATTGATATTAACGATTACAGTAGAATATTTCCAACGTTAAATGTAAACTACATTGCTAATCAGAGTAATATATTCTCTTTAGCCTACAATCAAAGAATCAATAGACCTTCATTTGAGTTTTTAAATCCTTTTGAAAATGTTCAAAATCCATTTACGATTATTAGAGGAAATCCATTCCTACAACCATCATTTTCAGATAATTTATCATTGACTCATATTTACAAACAAAAATTAGTTAGCTCATTATACTTCTCTAAAGTAACTGACGGGTTTCAACAGTTAGCTCAAGTTGATCCAGTAACTAATATTCAGGAAATATCTCCTCAAAACTATTATGAAACTGTAAAAATCGGATTAACTGAATCATACACTTTCTCGAAGTGGAAATGGTGGGAAAGCGTAAACATACTAGATGTTCATTATAGTGATGCTACTTCTTTGGTAGACTTTACAAATGCAGGAGAGAGTGGATTCAATACGTACATAGCTACAAATAACAGTTTCGTATTAGATAGTAAGAAGAGAGTAATGGCTAGTGCAAATTTCTGGTATGCATTTCCAGGAGTGTATGACATCTACACAACTTCAGCAACCTCAAATTTAGATTTAAGCTTAAAGTTCTTTTTCATGAATAAAGACTTGCAACTAGGACTAAACGCTTATGATGTTTTTAGAGGTCAAAGAGTAAGAGTTGAAGGGGTTACTAATGATGTAAACGTATCATTCAGAAATTACTACGATACACAAAGTTTCAGGATATCATTATTGTACAAGTTTGGTAATAAGAAAGTACGTGTAAAGCGTAAAAAATTCGGAAATCAAGACGAAAAAGACAGAACAAAAGATTAG